The Malus sylvestris chromosome 14, drMalSylv7.2, whole genome shotgun sequence genome segment ATCTTTCTAGACGCTAAAAAGAAGAAGCATCTTCACATTCTCCCATAATTCTCTTTTTATCTCCACAATTAAACTTAATCTAATAAAGTAACAATGAAACTGATTGATTGTTTGTACTGCTTTGAACAACCATATATCTCAATTCGCTCCGCTCTCATGTTCGTAATGGCTTCCCTAGAGGTTTCTCGTTGTAATTAACTGTTATTCGCGTAAAAGAAATTAACCCTATATCTCAATTGATCTtattacaaaaagaaactttCGATTGTTGATGGCAATGAGGGAAGGCATAAGATCAGCTGCAGAGGCATCTTGCAATGGGATCGTTCGCCGGATGGTAAGCCTTCCGAGAAGCCTTATGGGAGGATTTTCGAGAGCAATGGGGCACGGCAGACACCTTATAGGAATAGGATCAGGAAGAAGAACTCAAACCCTACCATCAAACTTTCCAATGCATTATCCAGAAGAGCCTCTAATCCTTCCAGAAGTATCGGTCTCTTTTCTAACTAGCTTCGAGCAGCAGTATGGCACCATGCATCCATTCTTTTACGCATGCCGGTTTATGGAAACCCTAAAGATTGCTGAGGATGAGCACAAGTTCTTGTTCTTGTATCTCCACTCACCGGAACACCCTTTCACACCTTCTTTCTGTAGGGAGACGCTGTCTTCTGAGGCGGTGGTGCAGTTTCTTGATGCTAACTTTGTTTCCTGGGGAGCAATTGCAGATAGAGATGAAGGTCTACATATGAGTGCAACTCTTCGCCCGGCTTGCTTTCCATTCTGTGCTGTTATAGCTCCTGTTGCTGGTGATAACATAGCAGTGATGCAGCAGGTTAACTGAAACCTAAACTTGAAGGATTTTAATTAGCAACTTCATAAATGAATCATCCATTAGTTCTAAATTTATTGTTGAGTGCCAAAAGTTTCATTCGTCAATGATTGTATTAACAAAACTTATCTTGAGACGTTATTGTGTCAGTATTCCAAGCCAATCACTTACTATCATGTGAATAAAGTTAAAACATATCATATATAGTGCATGATTGACTTGAGATACCGCCACAGTGGCACTCCCTTCGTAGGTAAGTCTCTTCAGTAACAACAACAGTTTCAGCTTCCAATACTAACGATAAGGGTACTATCTTCaactttctttattttcttatttgttaTTTCTTTGTCCATGTTTAGATGGAAGGGCCAATTTCCCCAACCGAGCTGGTGGGGATTCTGCAGCGGACGCTGGAGGAACAAGGGCTGGCGTTTCGCAGTTTGAAGGCCAAGAAGGCAGAAAAAATAATAGCAGACCGCCGTCTGAGGGAAGAACAAGATGCAGCATATATTGCAGCTATACAAATAGACAAGGTTTGTTTACACTTCGTTTTGTAATAAAGGAAATTTTTTAGCGACACCCCTGAACTTAAGGCCTTACTTTTATTTTCGACTTGAACTTTCGTTCAAGCGGGGAAACTAATAGAAAAATGTGATACATTTTACGATATAAGGAAAATTGACACGTTTTAAAATTTAATGGAGTTCAAAACCAATTAGAAGGTCGAGAGGAACTCATACTCTTGCCTACTTGCAGCAAAAGGAGAGACTAAAGAATGTACCTCCACCTGTTCGACCTCAAAAACCAGCAGAAGCCCCAAACAAAGCAAATCATGAGAGGCTTCAAAACCATTCTGCCCAAAAACAGCATGGAAAAACTAGAGAGGCTTCTATTGATCCTCAAGATCCTCAGGCTGCCCGGATACTGATCAGATTTCCGAATGGCGAAAGACGAGAGCAATGCTTCTTGTGCACAGACAAACTGCAGGCGGTTTACAGATACATAGATTCATTGGGTGTTCCTGGTATAGGAGGAAACTACAGATTGGTGTCAAGCTTCCCAAGAAAAGTGTATGGAGTTGATCAAATGGGGATCACACTCAAGGATGCTGGCCTGCATCCTAGAGCAAGCCTATTTCTTGAATTGGCCCCAACTGTTTAAAACATTCTACAACATTATTTAACGTTTTGAAAATTAGACATATGTTTGGTCACTAATGTTAAATGACGTGGACAAATATTGAAGAAAATTTTAACACTTAAGTCATCTATGGAGCTTTGAATCCCCAAATCGAGCACTTTTAGCTAAGCAAATTTAGGTTTCAACTGACGAATAAGAGTCGATTTAGTGATTTAGAGCTTCAAAAGATGACGATTAGTGAAAAAACAGTTTTAATATTTAACTATGACCTACTAGATGTCCAATATTGAAACGTTAGGTAGTTATTTAggatattttaaataattaaggtTAATTTGAAATCATTCCTAAATTAGGTAGTTATCCGTACTTCACCCTTAATATGACGGTGCCACTAGTatattgttaaattttttttttgttcaaactcAAGCCTCGTTTGGCAGGTCATATAAAGGATCAGATATGACTAATAATACGGACCGGTCATTtggggtgcgtttggtacgtgggatgggacggaacagagtgggacggaaccgttccgtcccacgtttggtgcctTAAAATTGTGTGGAACGCGCGTCCCACGGAACGAAAAAGGGTCAGATTTTGGTTCCCCCTCCCCCCCTGGAACAGGTTTTTCCATCCCGTgggacacaatttttttttttttggacaacaataccccttttatttttcattaattacattGTCTACCTCCCTTCTCTCCCGTAACCTCCCTCTGTTCTACCACAAACCCAGTAACCCAATCCCTTCTTTCCCGTAACCTCCCTCTTCATCCACCACAAACCCAGTAACCCAATCCCAGCAAACccatccgacgacgacgacgtcACCACCGTCACCAGCAAACCCCTCTTCTTCTCCGGCGTCGTCACCACCGTCACCAGCAAACCCTCTTCTTCTCCGGCGCCGTCACCATGGAGCCGTCACCAGCAACCCCTCTTCTTCTCCGGCGCCGTCACCATAGCCAggccgacgacgacgacgacgctgCACGGAGGATGATGACAACGCTGCAGGGAAGACGATGACGACGCTGCAGGGAGGACGATGACGAAGCTGCAGAAATTGATTGAaatgaattttgggatttttctgtgtttgattttgggatttttctgttttttttcttcttgtaattGTTTGCTGGTGACGAGATCTGAAATTGATTGGAGGGTTTGCTGGTGACGAGATCTGAAACTGgattggttgccgagaaaacgaaggaaaacgaAAACTGGGGTCTGATTGTTTGAGTTCATACTCGCACTCAGCAATTGTACAAACAAGGCTAAGTTAGTCATTTAACACGAAATCCAAACCGTTCCGTCCTACGCATACCAAACATAACACGAACCTCCgtttcgttccgtcccgtcccgttccgtcccgtcccgttccgtcccgtcccgtcccgtcccgttccgtctgcgtaccaaacgcacccttggTGTCCTCTCATATTAAATAGCCGCCGAATTAATTTAATCAGTTTGCTTATTTAGTGAAGTATACACCTTCTTAATAAACCCTTCCAAAAggattggattattagttggatTATTAGTATGATGCCCTTTCCTCTCTCACACTTCGTTCTCCACAACACCTCCTCTCGCCGTCGTCTTTCTCGTTGTCATCCCTCTCGCCATTGTCGTCTCCTATAGCCGCCGTCGTTCTTCCTGTCGCCTCCTCTCGCCGACGTCGATCTGCCCGTCGTTGCTCTCCTCGTCGTGCCAAGCACCATACAAAGAGAGTTTCATTCTAATTCACAACAGTCGAATTCGAATTGGGTTTTTCTGATCTGGTCTGGGTTTATTTGGGAATCTTGGCTAAGAATTTGAATTGGGTTCTCCCCATTGAATTTGAATTGGATAATTTTGCTACTTCTGATTTGATCTGGGTCTATTTTGGAATCTTGGTTGAGAATGATGATAGAACTTGGAAATTAGGAAAAATTTCATCTGggcaaattattatttttttttgaaattagaTTTTGCTTAATTTGGGGCTTTTTATTTTGAAGTTTAGCATTTGAAAGGTATTTGGGTTTTTAGATAATTACATTGAATTCTTATTCGATATAGTATGAATAATATGGTTATTAGTTCGATATTGCACCAAACGTCgaactaatttagtcagtactatcaaGTGACATTTATCATATCTGAAAAAAATAATCAGTACAGttcgagctgccaaacgaggcgtCAATATATTGTTAACTATTGAACCAAAATTGACATCCTTTGTAAAATAAATCTTCTTATTCACCAAATCAAAATTCAATCTTGTTTTTTCCAATCTTTCAAGAAAATATCAATTGGAGCAAGTGGGTAGGATTTGTTGTGTAGAAGCGCAGAACCGACATTGTACATTTCTCACAATTCGTATATTATCCCCAAGGTCGCTGTATCTCTTTAATATATTTACCAACCGGTCCTCTTGAACAAATAGTTTTGTACGGCTAACGTGGCGCCACCGTGAGCTGCTTGAGACAGCGGCCTCATCGTCCTCCTACCAAAACCGCGATCGGATTCAGCGGTTTCGGACCACTAATCGGAGAAATGGAGCTCCGCAGTATCTGTAATCCTCTGCGTCATCTTCCTGTGCTCTCCAATTGTTCCCATCAAATTAAATCGTCCCGAATTCGCAGCTTCTCAGTTCGGAGCTGCCGCTTAGACCCCAATGAATCACACAAGGTAAGTCCACCTGCAATTCCCACTGACTTGGATTCTGTTTGGTTTCTGAGAAAATGTGAGAATGTGACTGAGAAAGTTGTAAACTATGGTTGTTAGATATGCCAGCTGAGTTTTGAAGTTTGTATATTTAGTTCACATTTTGTGGAGAAGAAAGATTGGATTTTTGTACACCTACCAGTAACACTAACTTTGAATCTGTTTGGATACTCGGAAAATGTGCAAAGTGACTGGGAAAATTGTGAATTATGATTCCTAGATGtacaagtttgaattttgaagttTGAGTTTTTAAATTCACATTTTGAGGAGTATaaagatttaattttttatgtttcttAATCTTCCTCAAATTGGGTTGCTTACATTGGACCCTGGTCTCTACAATCTGTTACCCTGGTCTCTACAATCTGTTTGGATTCTCGGAAAGTGCGGGAAAGCGACTGGAAAAGTTGTGAATTATGATTCTTCGATAtgcaagtttgaattttgatgtTTCTCAGTCTTgttgatttgatttttcttaCATTGTATTCTGAATTGCTGATAAAAAATTTCGTGGTTGTTCTTATCTTGTGTGCTTTATGAAGTTGCAGCTGGTTTTGGAAGTGAAGGAGAAGCTTGAGAAAGATTATCAGAGTCTTCCTGTAGGGAAAAatggaagagatgatgaagatatgaTCCTATGGTTTCTCAAGGACCGCAAGTTTTCAGTCGAAGATGCTGTCGAAAGATTGAATAAAGCAATCGTATCCTTCACTAGCTTGATCAATTGCATAATTTGCGTTAGTTGTTGCTTGAACATGTTTAGTCACTTACATTTTACATTGgaaatttctttccttttagATTCTTTCCCCCTTTAAAGCCGGAAAGGGTTAATGTAATTAGGATTACAGTTTCTTTTTTGGTATTTCCCTAATCCTGTGATAGAAATGGCGTCGAGAATTCAGAGTGTCCGAATTGTCTCAAGATTCGGTGAAGTGTATAGCCGAAACTGGAAAAGCTTACGTACACGACTTTCTTGATGTTAACGGCAGACCAGTTCTCATAGTGGATGCTTCTAAGCATCTTCCTGCTGTAAGTTTTATTCTTTTCGCCATGTCCGATTCCATACCATATAATCTTAATATTCTTGAGGTGTAACATACCAATTTAATCAACAAAATAGTGTTACGCCGTTTCGAATTGTGATCAATTTTTTGCTACCTTTGGCTTAGATCAAGTTTTGTATGGTACATTGGTAACTGTACAAAAAGTGCCACAGGTGCATGATCCTGCTGAGAATGAGAAGCTCTGCGTGTTTTTGATTGAGAAGGCATTGAGTGCCCT includes the following:
- the LOC126600463 gene encoding plant UBX domain-containing protein 10-like; protein product: MAMREGIRSAAEASCNGIVRRMVSLPRSLMGGFSRAMGHGRHLIGIGSGRRTQTLPSNFPMHYPEEPLILPEVSVSFLTSFEQQYGTMHPFFYACRFMETLKIAEDEHKFLFLYLHSPEHPFTPSFCRETLSSEAVVQFLDANFVSWGAIADRDEGLHMSATLRPACFPFCAVIAPVAGDNIAVMQQMEGPISPTELVGILQRTLEEQGLAFRSLKAKKAEKIIADRRLREEQDAAYIAAIQIDKQKERLKNVPPPVRPQKPAEAPNKANHERLQNHSAQKQHGKTREASIDPQDPQAARILIRFPNGERREQCFLCTDKLQAVYRYIDSLGVPGIGGNYRLVSSFPRKVYGVDQMGITLKDAGLHPRASLFLELAPTV
- the LOC126600464 gene encoding uncharacterized protein LOC126600464 isoform X2, which codes for MELRSICNPLRHLPVLSNCSHQIKSSRIRSFSVRSCRLDPNESHKLVLEVKEKLEKDYQSLPVGKNGRDDEDMILWFLKDRKFSVEDAVERLNKAIKWRREFRVSELSQDSVKCIAETGKAYVHDFLDVNGRPVLIVDASKHLPAVHDPAENEKLCVFLIEKALSALPEGSEEILGIFDLRAFGRENADLDFITFLFDVFYYYYPKRLGQVLFVGAPFIFKPIWQLAKPLLKSYSSLVRFCSVETVRKEYFTEATVPAKFRD
- the LOC126600464 gene encoding uncharacterized protein LOC126600464 isoform X1, with the translated sequence MELRSICNPLRHLPVLSNCSHQIKSSRIRSFSVRSCRLDPNESHKLQLVLEVKEKLEKDYQSLPVGKNGRDDEDMILWFLKDRKFSVEDAVERLNKAIKWRREFRVSELSQDSVKCIAETGKAYVHDFLDVNGRPVLIVDASKHLPAVHDPAENEKLCVFLIEKALSALPEGSEEILGIFDLRAFGRENADLDFITFLFDVFYYYYPKRLGQVLFVGAPFIFKPIWQLAKPLLKSYSSLVRFCSVETVRKEYFTEATVPAKFRD
- the LOC126600464 gene encoding phosphatidylinositol/phosphatidylcholine transfer protein SFH3-like isoform X3, which produces MELRSICNPLRHLPVLSNCSHQIKSSRIRSFSVRSCRLDPNESHKLQLVLEVKEKLEKDYQSLPVGKNGRDDEDMILWFLKDRKFSVEDAVERLNKAIKWRREFRVSELSQDSVKCIAETGKAYVHDFLDVNGRPVLIVDASKHLPAFDVFYYYYPKRLGQVLFVGAPFIFKPIWQLAKPLLKSYSSLVRFCSVETVRKEYFTEATVPAKFRD